The nucleotide window CTGGATGTATTGCTCCTGGCGCTCGAGCATGTGCTTCGGATAACCCGGACCGTCATCGTTCACGCAGATGGCCAGCTGGTTGTCGGCCTCCTCGATGGTGATCAACAACGCGTGCCCGGCAAAGCGGGTGGCGTTGGTGATGACGTTGGCGATCACCGAGGCCACCAGTTCACGGTCGAAAAAGCCCAGCGGGTTGTCGGTGTCGACACGCCAGGTGGCGAGGATGTCGTTGTGCTTGAGCACTTCCTGATGCGCCGCCAACTGGGCTTCGATGAAATCGTCCAGTTCGTGGTAGTCCGGGCACACCGGCAACTGGTTGATACCCAGTTTGTACAGGCCCAGCAACTGCACCAGCATGCCGTTGAGGTGGCGAAACTCGTGCTCCATGATTCCCTGCTCGGCACCACCACGCAGCTCTTCGGGCAAGCGCTCCATCCACTGGCTGTGGGACTGGATCAGCGCTGACAAAGAGCTTTTGAGGTCGTGCACGGTGGAGGCGATCACCGTGGAAAAATCCAGCCCCTGATTGTCTTGATTCATGCGCCGAACACTCGGATGTGCAGTTTGCGGTAACGGTCATAGCGATTGTCGCTGGCAGGGATACCGGCCACGCTGGTCAAGGCGTCCTGGCATTCCTGCATGATCGCGGGCTGAGGGTTTTCACCGCCAATGCGCAGCAGCGCCTGGGCGGTGTTAAGGGCGATGCTGATGTTTTTCGGCTGCATACCCAGCGCCTTGCGGAACATCTGCAACGCCTCGCCAAGCTGCCCTCCCTGGTAACTGCGCACACCCTGGCGATTGAGGGTGACCGCTTCGGTAATGGCGTTGAGCACGCTGGGGTCGTCCGTCAGCTTGCCCACTTTCTCCATGACCTTGGGGTCATCGCCATAACTTTCCACACAGCTCTTCAGCACGCCGAGGGCGGCGGCTTCCTGCCCCATTGCCTGCAACTGTGCGGCAACGGTCAGGGCCGCATCGACCGAGAAGAACTGGTTCATCTTGTCCAGGCGCTGGATCGCCTGTTCGGTCAGCTTGCCGGCCGTTTCCGGGTCGCCCGCCTGTTGCAGGCTGGCGGCCTTCATCATCCGCGCACGTACCTGCAAGCCCTGGTCCTCGGGGTTTTCCTTGGCCACCTCGCTGAGCGTGGTGTTGATTTCGACCCGGGTACGGGCGTCCAGGCCGAAGCCTGCGTTCTTGCTCATCAGCGCCTGCACCAGGCCAAGGTTGTTTTCAGCATCCTTGTAGCGCGAGCTCTGCCCCTGGTTCACCGCATGGCGGAACGCCTTAGACGCGCTCTCGAAGTCTTCGTTTTCCAGCGCCAGCTTG belongs to Pseudomonas putida NBRC 14164 and includes:
- a CDS encoding sensor histidine kinase: MNQDNQGLDFSTVIASTVHDLKSSLSALIQSHSQWMERLPEELRGGAEQGIMEHEFRHLNGMLVQLLGLYKLGINQLPVCPDYHELDDFIEAQLAAHQEVLKHNDILATWRVDTDNPLGFFDRELVASVIANVITNATRFAGHALLITIEEADNQLAICVNDDGPGYPKHMLERQEQYIQGIDSTSGSTGLGLYFAARIAALHESGGVRGRIEISNGGALGGGLFRLFLP